Sequence from the Candidatus Phytoplasma solani genome:
AACTCTGAGAGCGAGATAAAATAGTTTCAGGAATTTTATATATTTCGGTAGTTATCAAAAGAAAAACGACATGTTTAGGAGGATCTTCTAAAATTTTTAATAAAGCGTTAAAAGCGTTGACAGTTAAAACATGTACTTCATCGATAATATAAACCTTATATTTGCCTGTATGAGCTTTATATTGGGCTTTATCTTGCAATTCTCTTATTTCATCAACACCATTATAAGAAGCGCCATCAATTTCAATAATATCAACACTTGCTTGAAGGTTTTGTTTACATATTTGACATTGATTACAAACGTCTCCTGCTTGTGGGTTTAGACAATTAATGGCTTTAGAAAAGATTTTGGCTAAAGTGGTTTTGCCAGTGCCCTTATTGCCGCTAAAAAGATAACAATGATTAATTTTTTGATATCTAATGGCGTTTTTTAAAGTTTGAATAATGATTTTTTGACCAACAACATTTTGAAAGGTTTGAGGTCGATATTTTCTATATAAAACTAAATAAGACACTATCAACTCCTTTTTATTGAAACAATCTAACAAAATATTAAAAATAAAAAAATCTCTCAATTATTATAACACATTATTTAATAAAAATAAATATAATTTTTTCCAATAACAATTAAAAAGTGTTATTTTTAAAAAATAAAAAAAAGATTCTTATAATTATTGAGAGTCTCTTATATTTTTTGATTTGGAAAAAATAAATCTTTGATTTATTAATGATTTTCAACAAATTTAATAGCACCATCAGGATAATAATAAGTTTTTTTAATTAAGGCATCCATTTACATCATATTCTTTAATATATTCCATTATTTCGTTGCCATTATAAATAGTTATTTTGGTATCTTTCGCAAAAACTTCCCTTTTTTTCGACATTTTTAATTTTTTTATTTTTGTTATAGTAAACTATTTTAACTAGGTTAAGATCATCATATATTTCAACAACTTTAAGAATACTATTTTCATCATAAATAAACGATTCAGCACCTTTTTCTAAGAGAAACATTTTTCTATTTTCATTATAAAAATTTGTTTGAATTAAATTACCCTATATTGTCATACTCTTTTTTTCTTCAATTTGCTCATTTGGATAATGTTTATGTTTAATTTTTTCATATTGTTGATTCTCATTTTTTTGTATCAATATTAAAAAAAGTATATTAACATTATAAAATTTTTTGCAAACATTCTATCTTTTTAATTTAGTTTAATAATGTTTTATAACTATAAATTATTGATTTTACAAAAATTAAAAAACTATCTTTTCAGATAGTCTAAAGTTTTGGTTATTATATAAAAAAAATTATTATTTAAAAATAAAAAAATGTATGTAATTTAAATTATTAGTTTTTTTATCTTTTTACCGAATAAAATAATCAAAGTTGAAGGAATAAGAGCAATTGATGCAATCATTGTGGTGTTTTTTTTAACATAATCCAAAACACCATTATCCCTTTGAAATGGGTAATTTTGGATAAAAGCTTTGAGATGTTGTTTAAATTTATTTTTATTGATGTTAGGAATTTTTAATTCTTTTTTCAGAAAAAAGATAGTTTTTGCTTTGATTTCGGCTATTTCCTGCAATTCCAACGATTTTTCAAAATTGTTTTTTAACAAAACCGAGTTAATAACATTTTCAAGGGTCTCTTCCGTTAAGTGATTAAAAATTTTTGTTTCTTGCTCTTCGATTGTAGATTGTAGTGTTTTTGTAAACTCTTCTAAGCTAAGTTGAGGTTGAAATAATTGAGTTTTAATTTGATTAACGATTTGATTTTTAATTTCGCTTTTGGTAATAACGGCATAATTGAAGCGGCATTCATTCATCTTATTTTGAAGTTGATCGCCTATCATTTGATAGATATTATCGTTTTTTATGTTGGTAAAGGTTTCTTCCATTTTTTTTCGATTGATATTTGCTAATTGGTACGACTTTAAATATAATTGATTGATTTTATTTTTGATTATTTGTTTAATATTGGTAATTGCTTCATTATCAAAAAGAGGATGATTAATGTTGATTTTATCAATAGATTCTTTAAAGTATTTTTGAATAAATTCTTGTTGATTGTGATATATTTTGGTATTAAAATCTTTTAAAATAACGCTTTTTAATGAATGCCAAGAAATATGATTTTGATCATATTGTTCTTCTGTGATTTCGCTAATTATTTTTTGTGTTTCCTCTGACGAAAACCAATTATTTTTTGAAGTCGCTTCTTTTAACGTTTCTGCTATAATTTTTTTTTTAGTTTCAGGGATATATTGGGTTATAATTTGTTTAATATCTGTTTCATTAGTGTTTTTTTGTTGAACCAAAATATCAATTTTTGGTAAAATTTCTAAAAAACTCAAAAAAGGATATCTTTTTCTATTTAAATTAATTAAATTGTCAGAAAAATTAATATTGGCTTTGATTTTATTAATATCCCAAATAAAATAAATAGTTTTGATGTTTTGTTTGTGTATAAACAAAACCTCTTCTAAAGTGTTAACAACAGGAATGTCAATATTTTTGATATTTTTTTTGCCCACAAAATAAAAACCTAGCAATTCTTTAGGTAAAAAATTAAGAGTGCCATAATATTGTTGAATTTTGTTTGGTTCTTTCGAAAAGTTGATATTTTTAATTTCATAATTATTATAATTATATACTTTTTGTTGATTTAAAGCCGAATAATAAGAAATTTTTTGAAAATAACTTTGCTCTTTGGCAGTGTCAAATTTTTGAGTATCTTTATAAAGGTGTTTAATTTCAATTCCTTTATACTCTTTTAAATTTTCTAATTCTCTTAATGAATATGCATTATGCTCGTGATTTTCCCAATTAAAATCGACGCCTATCTGCCTAAATAAAGACATCTGTAAATCAATAGGTAATATATTTAGGTGATCATGTTTTAATACCGCTTTAATAGCGGCTTGATCTAATATATCTGTTAATTTTCTTTGTGATTTCAAAGATATATCTGATTGCTCTTCTAAAATATCATTAAGTTGATCTAAATATTGATAACCTCTAATGTCTATTTGATATTTTTTAGCTAATTTTTTTATAAACTTTTTTCTATCTTCTTTGCTTAACAAATTGATTTCTATTTGACTGCTAAAACGGCTTAAAATAGCTGGATCAATTTGATCCTTATAATTTGTGGCGCCAATAAGGAAAATTGGTTTTTGGTAATTTGTTTCAAATCCTTCAGTTTGACTTAAAAAAGCAGATATAAGGTTATCATGATCAGAATTAGACGGTTTATCACTAGCACGACTTCTAAAAACTGTTTCGCATTCATCAATAAATATAATGCTAGGAGATTCTTTGCGGGCTTGTTCGAAAATATCGTTTATTAACTTCGGGCCTTCGCCAACATATGTTTTAGAAAAATGACTAGAATCTAGAGCAAAAAAAGGTAAATTAACTTCACGAGCTATAAATTTTGCTAAAAATGTTTTCCCAGTTCCAGGTGGACCATACAGTAAAACTCCTTTAGGAGGTTTTTGCACCCCAATATCTTTATATTTGTGTGGATTTTTTAAATAATGAAAAAACTCTTGTAATTGTTCTATTTCCTTTTTGAAACCAATAATATCTTTAGCGCTAGGCATTTGTGATAATTGCACTTTGAATTTTTGGAAATTATCCAAAGAGTTTAATAATTTATTTTTTTCTTCTTGTTCTGATTTTTCGTTTAACTTGCTGATTTGCTGATTGGTTATTTCAAACAAGTGATTTGTTTTTTCACTATTTTTCTCAATTGCAGATATAACTTTATCATGTAAATTACTTATTGAAATATTTTGATTTTCAATTTCTTCTTTTTGACTCTTAATTGTGACATCTTTTTGTGCAATTTGATTTTTGAAATCATTGTTTTCTTGTTTTAATTGATTCAAATTTTTTTGATTTTCTGCAGCTAATAATTTTTGAGCATCGATTTTTTGTTGTAATTCGTTTTTTTCAATTTGTGAAATATTAGTTAATTGTTGAATTTCTAACTCTTTTTCGTGCAATGAATTTTGAGTTGCTTGCATTTTTTGTTGCAAAAGTTCAATTTGGATTTGATTGTTGTTAATATTTTGTCGTAAGGCGTTAATTTCTTGTTTTAGTTGAGTTTGTTGTTGTTGAGATAAATTTTTATTGGAATCTAATTCATTTTGTTTATTGCTTATTTCTTGTTTTAATTGGTTAGTTTGAACATTTTTTGCTTGTATTTCTGATTTTTGATTTTTAATTTCTTCTTCTTGACTTTTAATTTGGTTTTTTTGTTTTTCAATTTCTTCTTTTTGACTCTTAATTTGGTTTTCTTGTGCTTCAATTGTTCGAGCTTGAAAAGATATTTGTTCTTGATTTGAATTTAGTGATTCTTTTTGTTGATTAATCTCTTTTTGTAATTCGTCTTTTTCACTTTGAGAGATATTAGTTAATTTTTGAATTTCTAATTCTTTGGTTTCTAAATTACTTTTAATTTGGTCAATATCTTTTTGTAAAAAATTGTTTTTATTTCGATATGATTCAAATTGCCTTTGTAAAGTAGAAATTTCTTTTTGTAATTTTTCTTTTTCTTGCTCTGATAATTTTTGATTAGAATTTAATTCGTTTTGTTTTTTTTCAATATCTTTTTTTAATGTTTTTACTTCGTTAATTTGTTTTTCAATTTCTTCTTCTTGACTTTTAATTTGGTTTTTTTGATTTTCAATTTCTTCTTTTTGACTCTTAATTGTGACATCTTTTTGTGCAATTTGATTTTTGAAATCATTGTTTTCTTGTTTTAATTGATTCAAATTTTTTTGATTTTCTGCAGCTAATAATTTTTGAGCATCGATTTTTTGTTGTAATTCGTTTTTTTCAATTTGTGAAATATTAGTTAATTGTTGAATTTCTAACTCTTTTTCGTGCAATGAATTTTGAGTTGCTTGCATTTTTTGTTGCAAAAGTTCAATTTGGATTTGATTGTTGTTAATATTTTGTCGTAAGGCGTTAATTTCTTGTTTTAGTTGAGTTTGTTGTTGTTGAGATAAATTTTTATTGGTATCTAATTCATTTTGTTTATTGCTTATTTCTTGTTTTAATTGGTTAGTTTGAACATTTTTTGCTTGTATTTCTGATTTTTGATTTTTAATTTCTTCTTCTTGACTTTTAATTTGGTTTTTTTGTTTTTCAATTTCTTCTTTTTGACTCTTAATTTGGTTTTCTTGTGCTTCAATTGTTCGAGCTTGAAAAGATATTTGTTCTTGATTTGAATTTAGTGATTCTTTTTGTTGATTAATCTCTTTTTGTAATTCGTCTTTTTCACTTTGAGAGATATTAGTTAATTTTTGAATTTCTAATTCTTTGGTTTCTAAATTACTTTTAATTTGGTCAATATCTTTTTGTAAAAAATTGTTTTTATTTCGATATGATTCAAATTGCCTTTGTAAAGTAGAAATTTCTTTTTGTAATTTTTCTTTTTCTTGCTCTGATAATTTTTGATTAGAATTTAATTCGTTTTGTTTTTTTCAATATCTTTTTTTAATGTTTTTACTTCGTTAATTTGTTTTTCAATTTCTTCTTCTTGACTTTTAATTTGGTTTTTTTGATTTTCAATTTCTTCTTTTTGACTCTTAATTGTGACATCTTTTTGTGCAATTTGATTTTTGAAATCATTGTTTTCTTGTTTTAATTGATTCAAATTTTTTGATTTTCTGCAGCTAATAATTTTTGAGCATCGATTTTTTGTTGTAATTCGTTTTTTTCAATTTGTGAAATATTAGTTAATTGTTGAATTTCTAACTCTTTTTCGTGCAATGAATTTTGAGTTGCTTGCATTTTTTGTTGCAAAAGTTCAATTTGGATTTGATTGTTGTTAATATTTTGTCGTAAGGCGTTAATTTCTTGTTTTAGTTGAGTTTGTTGTTGTTGAGATAAATTTTTATTGGTATCTAATTCATTTTGTTTATTGCTTATTTCTTGTTTTAATTGGTTAGTTTGAACATTTTTTGCTTGTATTTCTGATTTTTGATTTTTAATTTCTTCTTCTTGACTTTTAATTTGGTTTTTTTGTTTTTCAATTTCTTCTTTTTGACTCTTAATTTGGTTTTCTTGTGCTTCAATTGTTCGAGCTTGAAAAGATATTTGTTCTTGATTTGAATTTAGTGATTCTTTTTGTTGATTAATCTCTTTTTGTAATTCGTCTTTTTCACTTTGAGAGATATTAGTTAATTTTTGAATTTCTAATTCTTTGGTTTCTAAATTACTTTTAATTTGGTCAATATCTTTTTGTAAAAAATTGTTTTTATTTCGATATGATTCAAATTGCCTTTGTAAAGTAGAAAT
This genomic interval carries:
- a CDS encoding AAA family ATPase; its protein translation is MQATQNSLHEKELEIQQLTNISQIEKNELQQKIDAQKLLAAENQKNLNQLKQENNDFKNQIAQKDVTIKSQKEEIENQKNQIKSQEEEIEKQINEVKTLKKDIEKKQNELNSNQKLSEQEKEKLQKEISTLQRQFESYRNKNNFLQKDIDQIKSNLETKELEIQKLTNISQSEKDELQKEINQQKESLNSNQEQISFQARTIEAQENQIKSQKEEIEKQKNQIKSQEEEIKNQKSEIQAKNVQTNQLKQEISNKQNELDSNKNLSQQQQTQLKQEINALRQNINNNQIQIELLQQKMQATQNSLHEKELEIQQLTNISQIEKNELQQKIDAQKLLAAENQKNLNQLKQENNDFKNQIAQKDVTIKSQKEEIENQNISISNLHDKVISAIEKNSEKTNHLFEITNQQISKLNEKSEQEEKNKLLNSLDNFQKFKVQLSQMPSAKDIIGFKKEIEQLQEFFHYLKNPHKYKDIGVQKPPKGVLLYGPPGTGKTFLAKFIAREVNLPFFALDSSHFSKTYVGEGPKLINDIFEQARKESPSIIFIDECETVFRSRASDKPSNSDHDNLISAFLSQTEGFETNYQKPIFLIGATNYKDQIDPAILSRFSSQIEINLLSKEDRKKFIKKLAKKYQIDIRGYQYLDQLNDILEEQSDISLKSQRKLTDILDQAAIKAVLKHDHLNILPIDLQMSLFRQIGVDFNWENHEHNAYSLRELENLKEYKGIEIKHLYKDTQKFDTAKEQSYFQKISYYSALNQQKVYNYNNYEIKNINFSKEPNKIQQYYGTLNFLPKELLGFYFVGKKNIKNIDIPVVNTLEEVLFIHKQNIKTIYFIWDINKIKANINFSDNLINLNRKRYPFLSFLEILPKIDILVQQKNTNETDIKQIITQYIPETKKKIIAETLKEATSKNNWFSSEETQKIISEITEEQYDQNHISWHSLKSVILKDFNTKIYHNQQEFIQKYFKESIDKININHPLFDNEAITNIKQIIKNKINQLYLKSYQLANINRKKMEETFTNIKNDNIYQMIGDQLQNKMNECRFNYAVITKSEIKNQIVNQIKTQLFQPQLSLEEFTKTLQSTIEEQETKIFNHLTEETLENVINSVLLKNNFEKSLELQEIAEIKAKTIFFLKKELKIPNINKNKFKQHLKAFIQNYPFQRDNGVLDYVKKNTTMIASIALIPSTLIILFGKKIKKLII